In Quadrisphaera sp. RL12-1S, the genomic stretch AGCGCGGACGTGAGCCGCTCCACCACGGCGGCGCGGTGGGGCAGGCCCGTGAGGACGTCGTGGTTGGCCTGGTGCTCGAGGGCGCGGCGCGCCAGCTCGAGCTCCGACAGCGACGCGGCGGTGACCCGCAGCGCCAGCCCGAGGCGGCACACCACGAGCACCGACACGGCCCCCGAGGCCGCCACCGCGGGCCACGACGCCGCGCCGCGGTGGGTGAGCAGGTCCAGCGCCAGGGTCGCGGGCGCCAGGAGCGCGGCCCCGAGCATCGCGACCAGCCGGAGCCGGGAGAAGGCCGGTGCGGGCCGCGCGGAGGGCGGCTGCGCGGCGCTGGGGTGCAGGGCCGCGGCGGCCCACAGCGTGCTGCACGCTCCCCACCCGAGCGACAGGACTGCGGTGAGGGCCGGCGGTGCCACCCCGTCCAGCACGTACGTCGTGTCCGCGCACAGGCCGCACACCGAGGCCGCCACGGTCAGCCACGTGCTGCGCGAGGCGCCCGCCGAGGACGCGAGGAGCACCACGAGCAGGACCAGGAGCAGCACGTCGCAGGTGAGGAACGCCGCCGTGCACAGCCGCGCCACCGGGTCGGCGGGGTGGAGGTCCGCCACGGGCCCGACCAGCACCGCCCACCCCAGCACGGCGAGACCCGCACCGATGACGGTGGCGTCGACGAGCGCGCCGGGCGCGCGCGACCCCCGGGAGCGGCGCAGGAGGAGGACCACCGCCACCACGACCGGCGGGTAGGCCAGCAGGTACGCGGCGTCCTCGACGGCGGGGTCAGCAGGGGCGGTCCCCGCGAAGGTGTCGCGCACGAACAGGACCGTGGCCCCCGTGGACAGCACCTGGGAGGCGGCGGCCCACCACCACACCGCGGCGGCAGACCGGGGCAGGCGGCTCGCCCCCGCCACCGAGCCCGCAGTGCCCAGCACGCTGACCAGCAGGTAGACGACGGCGGTGGTCTCGGTCCAGCCCGCCGCGCTGAACAGGACGCCGTAGGCCGCGGTCCCGGCAGCGCCCAGCAGCAGCACCCACCGCCACGCCACGGGTCGAC encodes the following:
- a CDS encoding diguanylate cyclase domain-containing protein; translated protein: MAWRWVLLLGAAGTAAYGVLFSAAGWTETTAVVYLLVSVLGTAGSVAGASRLPRSAAAVWWWAAASQVLSTGATVLFVRDTFAGTAPADPAVEDAAYLLAYPPVVVAVVLLLRRSRGSRAPGALVDATVIGAGLAVLGWAVLVGPVADLHPADPVARLCTAAFLTCDVLLLVLLVVLLASSAGASRSTWLTVAASVCGLCADTTYVLDGVAPPALTAVLSLGWGACSTLWAAAALHPSAAQPPSARPAPAFSRLRLVAMLGAALLAPATLALDLLTHRGAASWPAVAASGAVSVLVVCRLGLALRVTAASLSELELARRALEHQANHDVLTGLPHRAAVVERLTSALTAAAAGGPGVGVLFVDLDGFKSVNDTQGHRAGDEVLRAVAARLASCLREGDVAGRWGGDEFVVVLTALEDDDGDGGEGALLRVARRVVAEVAEPVASADLAVPATVGASVGAALARRGTARTADAVLHDADTAAYRAKAAGRGRVELSGTARVPGLRLPAPR